A single Desulfovibrio piger DNA region contains:
- a CDS encoding protein-disulfide reductase DsbD family protein: MPAAADIVSVQPHFAEGADGIVMALELGFPQGYHAYAHEAGDAGRPTTLSIRLDDGSGLPVWYPQGFMQRDFFDPDATVHVYESPTTLFVLLPHEARHAGFDAVLSMLLCSSRNCLPVSQTISGQVPDTLPGLEAVPWKALWDELRRVPPVLSKAAPSAPGLPFAVGEDGAGGLSPVTDPAQDPLAAPQDAGSEKPLPPPDGFALELTPQYADGSVEISGFGMALAVGILAGLLLNAMPCVLPVLTFKISGLLLMGGRGDRESLRRFREHNLFFSAGIMTLFTVLALVLGAADMIWGQLYQQQSLLLGLVMLVFLMGLSMLGVFTLPVIDLKAGANSRNPRLQPYLTGLVSTFLATPCSGPLLGGVLGWAFTQPLLVLMVVFWAVGLGMALPYILFSIWPQLARILPRPGNWMKVFERILGFCLLGTALYLLSILPVEKHMQVLCVLLVLSLVAWLWGQFCGPASPRLRCRIIGALTVLILAGSFIWVLRPAAPLVHWREFSPGQFQAELGHKAMLLEFTADSCPNCKVLEATVLTDERMRKLRARYGMELIRVDLTGVNAYGIRLLEALGSKSIPLTALFPAGEQASSPLVLRDVYTAGTLEDALEKAFGD, from the coding sequence ATGCCTGCCGCAGCGGACATCGTGTCCGTGCAGCCGCATTTCGCCGAGGGCGCTGACGGCATCGTCATGGCCCTGGAGCTGGGCTTCCCTCAGGGCTACCATGCCTATGCCCATGAAGCGGGGGATGCCGGGCGCCCGACCACGCTGTCCATCCGCCTGGATGACGGCAGCGGCCTGCCCGTATGGTATCCCCAGGGGTTCATGCAGCGGGATTTCTTCGACCCCGATGCGACCGTCCATGTCTACGAGAGTCCCACGACCCTCTTTGTCCTTCTGCCGCACGAGGCCCGGCATGCCGGCTTTGACGCTGTCCTGAGCATGCTGCTGTGTTCCTCGCGCAATTGCCTCCCGGTCTCGCAGACCATCAGCGGCCAGGTGCCGGATACCCTGCCCGGGCTGGAGGCGGTGCCCTGGAAGGCCCTCTGGGACGAGCTGCGGCGCGTGCCGCCCGTGCTCTCGAAGGCGGCCCCCTCCGCTCCCGGGCTGCCCTTTGCCGTCGGCGAGGATGGGGCAGGCGGCCTGAGCCCCGTCACGGACCCCGCTCAGGATCCGCTGGCCGCCCCGCAGGATGCCGGCAGCGAAAAGCCCCTGCCGCCCCCGGACGGTTTCGCCCTGGAGCTGACGCCCCAGTATGCCGACGGCTCCGTGGAGATATCGGGGTTCGGCATGGCGCTTGCCGTGGGCATACTGGCGGGCCTGCTGCTCAACGCCATGCCCTGCGTGCTGCCGGTGCTGACTTTCAAGATCAGCGGCCTGCTGCTCATGGGCGGCAGGGGAGACAGGGAAAGCCTGCGGCGTTTCCGCGAGCACAACCTCTTTTTCTCCGCGGGCATCATGACCCTGTTCACCGTGCTGGCCCTGGTGCTGGGGGCCGCGGACATGATCTGGGGGCAGCTCTACCAGCAGCAGAGCCTGCTGCTGGGGCTGGTGATGCTGGTCTTTCTTATGGGCCTTTCCATGCTGGGGGTCTTCACCCTGCCGGTCATCGACCTCAAAGCCGGCGCCAACAGCAGGAATCCCCGGCTGCAACCCTACCTGACCGGCCTGGTCTCCACCTTCCTGGCCACGCCGTGCAGCGGCCCGCTGCTGGGCGGCGTGCTGGGATGGGCCTTCACCCAGCCGCTGCTGGTCCTGATGGTGGTCTTCTGGGCTGTGGGCCTGGGCATGGCCCTGCCGTACATCCTGTTCAGCATCTGGCCCCAGCTGGCCCGCATCCTGCCGCGTCCGGGCAACTGGATGAAAGTCTTTGAACGCATCCTGGGCTTCTGCCTGCTGGGCACGGCCCTGTACCTGCTCTCCATCCTGCCGGTGGAAAAGCACATGCAGGTCCTGTGCGTGCTGCTGGTGCTTTCGCTGGTGGCCTGGCTCTGGGGCCAGTTCTGCGGCCCCGCGTCCCCCCGTCTGCGCTGCCGCATCATCGGGGCCCTGACGGTGCTGATCCTGGCGGGCTCCTTCATCTGGGTCCTGCGGCCTGCCGCGCCGCTGGTGCACTGGCGGGAATTCAGTCCCGGGCAGTTCCAGGCCGAGCTCGGCCACAAGGCCATGCTGCTGGAGTTCACGGCGGATTCCTGCCCCAACTGCAAGGTCCTGGAAGCCACGGTGCTGACCGACGAACGGATGCGCAAGCTGCGTGCACGCTACGGCATGGAACTGATCCGGGTGGATCTGACGGGCGTCAATGCCTATGGCATCCGCCTGCTGGAGGCCCTGGGCAGCAAGAGCATCCCGCTGACGGCCCTGTTCCCGGCAGGGGAGCAGGCATCGTCCCCGCTGGTGCTGCGCGATGTCTACACCGCAGGCACCCTGGAAGACGCGCTGGAGAAGGCCTTCGGCGACTAG
- the citX gene encoding citrate lyase holo-[acyl-carrier protein] synthase, with translation MQTHSADIPQPALLEEILRAREERQHRQQRLLRRYRRPLISLSLNIAGALKQFPLAQKTYAEASRMMHRHLERMGACVIGAEEVHARSGSEGCFAVDGRDATSLKRGMVALEESRPVARLFDLDVLDADGRHLSRKDLGLPPRRCLLCDAAAAGCARSRAHALEEVRRHTLRLMERHFQEQKADILAGYALRSLLYEVCVTPKPGLVDRVSNGAHDDMDIFTFMDSSSVLFPYFRHCALLGLREHGLAPDALFDRLRCPGMDAEDAMHRATGNVNTHKGAIFSLGIVCAAAGRLLGRQERLTPAAISATSAAMTSGVLAECRNVPPNVPLTNGLRLYGKGIHGARGEAASGFSSVLRYGLPSLERELAAGASIDRAGALTLIRLMAKVFDTNIISRSSLRDQYALQDRLQGILAADEAPSRARLRELDAWLVAGNISPGGCADLLGLSWMLHFLRRDTALEERDQEA, from the coding sequence ATGCAGACGCACAGCGCAGACATCCCCCAGCCCGCCCTTCTGGAAGAAATCCTCCGGGCCCGGGAAGAACGGCAACACCGGCAGCAGCGCCTGCTGCGACGGTACCGGAGGCCGCTCATCTCGCTGTCCCTCAATATTGCCGGTGCGCTCAAGCAGTTCCCCCTGGCCCAAAAGACATATGCCGAAGCAAGCAGGATGATGCACCGGCACCTGGAGCGCATGGGGGCCTGCGTCATCGGCGCCGAGGAGGTCCATGCCAGGAGCGGCAGCGAGGGCTGCTTTGCCGTCGACGGCAGGGACGCCACCAGCCTGAAGCGGGGCATGGTCGCGCTGGAGGAGAGCCGGCCCGTCGCCCGTCTGTTCGACCTGGACGTGCTGGATGCAGACGGACGCCACCTTTCCCGGAAAGATCTCGGCCTGCCCCCCCGCCGCTGCCTGCTGTGCGACGCCGCCGCAGCCGGCTGTGCCCGCAGCCGGGCCCATGCCCTGGAAGAGGTGCGGCGCCATACCCTGCGTCTCATGGAACGGCATTTTCAGGAACAGAAAGCGGACATCCTGGCCGGTTACGCCCTGCGCAGCCTGCTGTATGAAGTCTGCGTGACCCCCAAGCCCGGCCTGGTGGACCGCGTCAGCAACGGCGCCCATGACGATATGGACATCTTCACCTTCATGGACAGCAGCAGCGTGCTCTTCCCCTACTTCCGGCACTGCGCCCTGCTGGGCCTGCGGGAACACGGCCTGGCGCCGGACGCCCTGTTCGACAGGCTGCGCTGTCCGGGCATGGACGCCGAGGATGCCATGCACCGGGCCACGGGAAACGTCAATACCCACAAGGGGGCCATCTTTTCCCTCGGCATCGTCTGCGCCGCGGCGGGCAGGCTGCTGGGCCGGCAGGAAAGGCTGACCCCCGCCGCCATCAGCGCCACCTCCGCCGCCATGACCTCCGGCGTGCTGGCCGAGTGCCGGAACGTCCCGCCGAACGTGCCGCTGACCAACGGCCTGCGGCTGTACGGCAAGGGCATCCACGGTGCACGCGGCGAAGCGGCCAGCGGCTTTTCTTCCGTGCTCCGCTACGGACTGCCCAGCCTGGAGCGGGAACTGGCGGCCGGCGCGTCCATCGACAGGGCGGGGGCGCTCACCCTCATCAGGCTGATGGCCAAGGTCTTCGATACCAACATCATCTCCCGGAGCAGCCTGAGGGATCAGTATGCCCTCCAGGACAGGCTGCAGGGCATCCTGGCCGCTGACGAGGCCCCCTCCCGGGCCCGGCTGCGGGAACTCGATGCCTGGCTCGTGGCCGGCAACATCAGCCCGGGCGGTTGCGCGGACCTGCTGGGTCTTTCCTGGATGCTGCATTTCCTGCGCCGGGATACCGCGCTGGAGGAGCGGGACCAGGAGGCATGA
- a CDS encoding sigma 54-interacting transcriptional regulator codes for MDNQPPLARSRRTLFLLPKGAMLKRHIREYSRQYPEIVFRSLDPISKYSEAEKIAQEGFDIVVARGNTADELRKLLPNIYVINFNITAYDVLRLIIDRKFWGKTIGLITVRMNISGLELVSKVLGVKILDYTYTPLEGIEARIRECLAQGASVIIGGTLSNIVGKRMGVPIHVVPIGPECMQAALDKVHQVQDAIQFEESRQNYWGQLLDNLIEGVISVDADNKVTAINRAAEKIICSPRRELLNKSVRNLPEAFWEEFKITREESVIRLNQTDYVCIQTPILEDSKICGGIFTLYEKSNVERMEHTVRVESYVNEHNARYKFSDVIGESDAIRRIIYTSKKYASTNSNILITGESGTGKELFAQSIHNASQRKRNPFVAINCAAFPRDILPSELFGYVEGAFTGASRKGKPGLFEIANYGTVFLDEIAEMDYNTQVNLLRVVQERYVIRLGSHRPININCRIIAATNKDLPQMVREGKFREDLFFRLNVLSLEIPPLRSRKCDIIPILLHYLNKNNFLKKNKVTISREACELLQSYSWPGNIREVCNIAERLLAILKTTHIESKDLRQVIQPDSPLWLETRHLNFDPRQARHLAQKKESEEMLAACGGNASLAASRLGISRSTLWRRLRRA; via the coding sequence ATGGACAACCAGCCGCCACTCGCACGCAGCAGACGCACCCTCTTCCTCCTGCCCAAGGGCGCCATGCTGAAAAGGCACATCCGGGAATACAGCCGCCAATACCCCGAGATCGTTTTCCGCTCGCTGGATCCCATCTCCAAGTACAGCGAGGCGGAAAAGATCGCCCAGGAAGGCTTCGACATCGTCGTGGCGCGCGGCAATACGGCCGACGAGCTGCGCAAGCTCCTGCCCAACATCTACGTCATCAACTTCAACATCACGGCATACGATGTCCTGCGCCTCATCATCGACAGGAAATTCTGGGGCAAGACCATCGGCCTCATCACGGTCCGCATGAACATCAGCGGCCTGGAGCTGGTCTCCAAGGTCCTGGGCGTCAAGATCCTCGACTATACCTACACGCCCCTGGAAGGCATCGAGGCCCGGATCCGGGAATGTCTGGCCCAGGGGGCCAGCGTCATCATCGGCGGGACACTCTCCAACATCGTGGGCAAAAGGATGGGCGTTCCCATCCATGTGGTGCCCATCGGCCCGGAGTGCATGCAGGCCGCCCTCGACAAGGTCCACCAGGTGCAGGATGCCATCCAGTTTGAAGAGTCGCGCCAAAATTACTGGGGCCAGCTGCTGGACAACCTCATCGAAGGCGTCATCTCCGTGGATGCCGACAATAAAGTGACGGCCATCAACAGGGCAGCGGAAAAGATCATCTGCTCCCCGCGCCGCGAGCTCCTCAACAAGAGCGTCAGGAACCTTCCCGAAGCCTTCTGGGAAGAATTCAAGATCACGCGTGAAGAATCCGTCATCAGGCTCAACCAGACGGATTACGTCTGCATCCAGACGCCCATCCTGGAAGACAGCAAGATCTGCGGCGGCATCTTCACCCTGTACGAAAAGAGCAACGTCGAACGGATGGAGCACACCGTGCGCGTGGAAAGCTACGTCAACGAGCATAATGCCCGCTACAAGTTCTCCGACGTCATCGGCGAATCGGATGCCATCCGGCGCATCATCTATACGTCCAAGAAATACGCCTCGACCAATTCCAACATCCTCATCACCGGTGAGTCCGGCACAGGCAAGGAGCTCTTCGCCCAAAGCATCCATAATGCCAGCCAGCGCAAGCGCAATCCTTTCGTGGCCATCAACTGTGCGGCCTTCCCGCGCGACATCCTGCCCAGCGAGCTTTTCGGCTATGTGGAAGGCGCGTTCACCGGCGCATCACGCAAGGGCAAGCCCGGCCTGTTCGAGATCGCCAATTACGGCACGGTCTTTCTCGATGAGATCGCCGAGATGGACTACAACACCCAGGTCAACCTGCTGCGCGTTGTCCAGGAACGTTATGTCATCCGCCTGGGCAGCCACAGGCCCATCAACATCAACTGCCGGATCATCGCGGCCACCAACAAGGATCTGCCCCAGATGGTCAGGGAAGGCAAATTCCGGGAAGACCTTTTCTTTCGCCTTAACGTCCTTTCGCTGGAAATACCGCCGCTGCGCAGCCGGAAGTGCGACATCATCCCCATCCTGCTGCATTATCTGAACAAGAACAATTTTCTGAAAAAGAACAAGGTGACCATATCCAGGGAAGCCTGCGAGCTTTTGCAGTCCTACTCCTGGCCGGGCAACATCCGCGAAGTCTGCAACATCGCGGAACGTCTTCTGGCCATCCTGAAGACCACCCATATCGAAAGCAAGGACCTGCGCCAGGTCATCCAGCCCGACTCGCCCCTGTGGCTTGAGACGCGGCATCTGAATTTCGACCCCAGACAGGCCAGGCACCTGGCGCAGAAAAAGGAAAGCGAGGAGATGCTGGCGGCCTGCGGGGGCAACGCTTCGCTTGCCGCCAGCCGCCTGGGGATCTCGCGCTCCACATTATGGCGACGGCTCCGGCGAGCCTGA
- a CDS encoding SLC13 family permease has translation MFAMPGKLSALFTLYNVERWFGLLGGTLLLLFTVFADPWFGLPPTAWHCLGLVLLMAVWWATEAVPLPVTALLPIIFLPMLGLCNVKASTAPYAHPTIYLFFGGFLLGLAMEKCNLHKRIALLILSKVGSCPRMQIAGFMFATGFISMWVSNTATAIMMLPIGISVASVVTQGQDAGEAKRFSCALMLAIAYSSSIGGMGTLIGTPPNALLRAFLAEHYHIHIGFGQWMLLGVPVAVALSLFTWWWLTRKPFNFAGNTVHEKIRQELEALGPVSREEAMTACLFGCAALCWVLQPIISRALPFVDDTFIAMCFGLLLFVMPVDMGKRQFLMNWQEARKLPWGILLLFGGGLSLAGAINSTGLASWMANVLGSLQGIPFILMTFILVITVQIMTEFTSNTATSAAFLPLVGIMAVAQGIEPAIYAIPAALAASCAFMLPVSTPPNAIVFRSGALTIPDMLRAGFALTLASGVIITLLVWLLVPLVFV, from the coding sequence ATGTTTGCCATGCCAGGAAAGCTGTCCGCACTTTTCACGCTGTATAATGTAGAACGATGGTTTGGCCTTCTTGGCGGCACGCTGCTCCTGCTGTTTACGGTCTTTGCAGATCCCTGGTTCGGCCTGCCGCCCACGGCCTGGCACTGTCTTGGCCTGGTGCTGCTCATGGCTGTCTGGTGGGCCACCGAAGCTGTTCCCCTGCCGGTGACCGCCCTGCTGCCCATCATCTTCCTGCCCATGCTCGGGCTCTGCAACGTCAAGGCTTCCACGGCCCCCTACGCGCACCCCACCATCTATCTTTTCTTCGGCGGCTTCCTGCTGGGCCTGGCCATGGAAAAATGCAACCTGCACAAGCGCATCGCCCTGCTCATCCTGAGCAAGGTCGGCTCCTGTCCCAGGATGCAGATCGCGGGCTTCATGTTCGCCACCGGCTTCATCAGCATGTGGGTCAGCAATACGGCCACGGCCATCATGATGCTGCCCATCGGCATCTCCGTGGCGTCCGTCGTCACCCAGGGGCAGGATGCCGGGGAAGCCAAGCGCTTTTCCTGCGCGCTGATGCTCGCCATCGCCTATTCCTCCAGCATCGGCGGCATGGGCACCCTTATCGGCACGCCGCCCAATGCGCTCTTGCGCGCCTTCCTGGCCGAGCACTACCATATCCATATCGGCTTCGGGCAGTGGATGCTGCTGGGGGTCCCCGTGGCCGTTGCCCTCAGCCTGTTCACCTGGTGGTGGCTGACCCGCAAGCCCTTCAACTTTGCAGGGAACACCGTCCACGAAAAGATCCGGCAGGAACTGGAGGCCCTGGGGCCCGTCAGCCGTGAAGAAGCCATGACGGCGTGCCTCTTCGGCTGCGCCGCCCTCTGCTGGGTCCTGCAGCCGATCATCTCCAGGGCCCTGCCTTTTGTGGATGACACCTTCATCGCCATGTGCTTCGGCCTGCTGCTCTTCGTCATGCCGGTGGATATGGGCAAACGCCAGTTCCTCATGAACTGGCAGGAGGCCCGCAAGCTGCCCTGGGGCATCCTGCTGCTTTTTGGCGGGGGGCTCTCGCTGGCCGGGGCCATCAACTCCACCGGTCTGGCCTCCTGGATGGCCAATGTGCTGGGCTCCCTGCAAGGGATCCCCTTCATCCTGATGACCTTCATCCTCGTCATCACGGTCCAGATCATGACGGAGTTCACGTCCAATACGGCGACCTCGGCGGCTTTTCTCCCGCTGGTGGGCATCATGGCCGTCGCCCAGGGGATCGAGCCCGCCATCTATGCCATCCCCGCCGCCCTGGCCGCCAGCTGCGCCTTCATGCTGCCCGTGAGCACGCCGCCCAATGCCATCGTTTTCCGCAGCGGCGCCCTGACCATTCCCGACATGCTGCGTGCGGGATTCGCCCTGACGCTGGCCAGCGGCGTGATCATCACCCTGCTGGTCTGGCTGCTGGTACCGCTGGTTTTCGTTTAG
- the sucD gene encoding succinate--CoA ligase subunit alpha — MSILVNADSRILVQGLTGREGQFHARQMLDYGTNIVAGCTPGKGGMEVLGVPVFNTCAEAVKATGADVSIIFVPSAAAADSACAAAAAGIKLVVLITEHIPVLDMVRAKAFLNAHGTRLIGPNCPGIITPGACKLGIMPGYIFKPGPIGLVSRSGTLTYEATYQLTCQGLGQSTCVGIGGDPVPGLYFTEILELFRDDPQTEAVCLIGEIGGDGEERAAAYIRESRYPKPVFGFIAGLTAPKGKRMGHAGAIISGSKGRGEDKIKALESAGVTIIHELGRFGETVARSLKP; from the coding sequence ATGAGCATCCTGGTAAACGCCGATTCGCGCATCCTCGTGCAGGGCCTGACCGGACGCGAGGGGCAGTTCCACGCCAGGCAGATGCTGGACTACGGGACCAACATCGTGGCGGGCTGCACCCCCGGCAAGGGCGGCATGGAAGTCCTGGGCGTGCCGGTTTTCAACACCTGCGCCGAGGCCGTCAAAGCCACGGGGGCCGATGTCAGCATCATCTTCGTGCCTTCGGCGGCGGCCGCCGACTCCGCCTGTGCCGCTGCGGCGGCGGGCATCAAGCTGGTGGTGCTGATCACCGAGCACATCCCCGTGCTGGACATGGTGCGGGCCAAGGCATTCCTCAACGCCCACGGCACCAGGCTCATCGGCCCCAACTGCCCCGGCATCATCACGCCCGGGGCCTGCAAGCTGGGCATCATGCCCGGCTACATATTCAAACCCGGCCCCATCGGTCTGGTGAGCCGTTCCGGCACCCTGACCTATGAGGCCACCTACCAGCTCACCTGCCAGGGGCTCGGACAGAGCACCTGTGTGGGCATCGGCGGCGACCCTGTTCCCGGCCTCTACTTCACGGAGATCCTCGAGCTCTTCCGGGACGATCCCCAGACGGAGGCCGTGTGCCTGATCGGCGAGATCGGAGGGGACGGGGAAGAACGCGCCGCCGCCTACATCAGGGAGAGCCGGTATCCCAAGCCCGTCTTTGGCTTCATCGCCGGGCTGACGGCCCCCAAGGGCAAACGCATGGGCCACGCCGGCGCCATTATCAGCGGCTCCAAGGGGCGCGGCGAGGACAAGATCAAGGCGCTGGAATCCGCCGGGGTCACCATCATCCATGAGTTGGGCAGGTTTGGAGAAACCGTTGCCCGAAGCCTGAAGCCATAG
- the sucC gene encoding ADP-forming succinate--CoA ligase subunit beta: protein MNIHEYQAKGLLKEFGVPVPQGGLAVTPQEARAVAESLPGPVWVVKAQIHAGGRGKGGGVKVCKSPDAVEEAARAILGMQLVTHQTGPEGKKVHKVWVEQGTDIARELYLSVVLDRAAACLTVMASPDGGMDIEAVAEKTPERIFTTRLDGCLRVWPYQAQSLFFGCGLTQAQVGEGVKLLQGLVELAAAKDATLVEINPLAVTGDGHLVALDAKMNFDESGLKRNPDIAALEDPEEGDPLERKGQEMGVNYVRLDGYVGTMVNGAGLAMATMDAIKQAGALPANFLDAGGGASEETVAAGFSIMLSDPRVRGILINIFGGILRCDIVAQGVVNAARKVNLQLPLVVRLEGTNVEEGRRILRESGLKFETAASMAEAAQRIAGLTKEVRS, encoded by the coding sequence ATGAACATTCATGAATACCAAGCCAAAGGTCTGCTGAAAGAATTCGGCGTCCCCGTGCCGCAGGGCGGCCTGGCCGTCACCCCGCAGGAAGCACGCGCCGTGGCCGAAAGCCTTCCGGGCCCCGTGTGGGTGGTGAAAGCGCAGATCCATGCCGGTGGCCGCGGCAAGGGCGGCGGCGTCAAGGTCTGCAAAAGCCCCGATGCCGTGGAAGAGGCTGCCCGGGCCATCCTGGGCATGCAGCTCGTGACCCACCAGACCGGCCCCGAGGGCAAGAAGGTGCACAAGGTCTGGGTGGAACAGGGCACCGACATCGCCCGCGAACTCTACCTGTCCGTGGTCCTGGACCGCGCCGCCGCATGCCTGACCGTCATGGCCTCGCCCGACGGCGGCATGGATATCGAGGCCGTGGCCGAAAAAACGCCGGAGCGCATCTTCACCACCCGGCTGGACGGCTGCCTGCGCGTCTGGCCCTATCAGGCCCAGAGCCTTTTCTTTGGCTGCGGGCTCACCCAGGCCCAGGTGGGCGAAGGGGTGAAGCTGCTGCAGGGGCTGGTGGAACTGGCCGCGGCCAAGGACGCCACGCTGGTGGAGATCAACCCGCTGGCCGTGACCGGTGACGGGCATCTGGTAGCCCTGGATGCCAAGATGAACTTTGACGAGAGCGGCCTGAAGCGCAACCCCGACATCGCCGCCCTGGAAGACCCCGAGGAAGGCGATCCCCTGGAGCGCAAGGGCCAGGAAATGGGCGTCAATTATGTGCGCCTCGACGGCTATGTGGGCACCATGGTCAACGGTGCCGGCCTGGCCATGGCCACCATGGACGCCATCAAGCAGGCCGGAGCGCTGCCGGCCAACTTTCTGGATGCCGGCGGCGGCGCCAGCGAGGAAACGGTGGCGGCCGGCTTTTCCATCATGCTGTCGGACCCCAGGGTCCGCGGCATCCTCATCAACATCTTCGGCGGGATCCTGCGCTGCGACATCGTGGCCCAGGGGGTGGTCAACGCCGCCAGAAAGGTCAACCTCCAGCTGCCGCTGGTAGTGCGCCTTGAGGGGACCAACGTGGAAGAAGGCAGGCGCATCCTCCGGGAAAGCGGCCTGAAGTTCGAGACCGCGGCCAGTATGGCTGAGGCCGCACAGCGTATCGCCGGGCTGACGAAGGAGGTGCGGTCATGA
- a CDS encoding 2-oxoacid:acceptor oxidoreductase family protein, which produces MEKYRFLLSGSGGQGVITMAILLAGAAVLYEKRIAVQSQSYGPEARGGATRSDVIISDSEILFPKVTQPNVLVALTNEAAGKYMPLLRPGGLCLYDSDLVQPSQRLDADLKGLPMYRKVMEKVGKANTLNICVLGALITLTGAIRMESIQKMLADRFRPAFHAANNAALELGAELARPLV; this is translated from the coding sequence ATGGAAAAGTACCGCTTTCTTCTGTCCGGTTCCGGCGGCCAGGGGGTGATCACCATGGCCATCCTGCTGGCCGGGGCCGCCGTCCTCTATGAAAAGCGTATCGCCGTGCAGTCGCAGTCCTACGGGCCCGAAGCCCGCGGCGGAGCCACCCGTTCCGACGTGATCATCTCCGACAGCGAGATCCTCTTCCCCAAGGTGACGCAGCCCAATGTGCTGGTGGCCCTGACCAATGAGGCCGCCGGCAAGTACATGCCCCTGCTGCGTCCCGGCGGTCTCTGCCTCTATGACAGCGACCTGGTCCAGCCCTCGCAACGCCTGGATGCCGACCTGAAGGGCCTGCCCATGTACCGCAAGGTCATGGAGAAAGTGGGCAAGGCCAATACCCTGAATATCTGTGTGCTGGGCGCCCTCATCACCCTGACCGGCGCCATCAGGATGGAATCCATCCAGAAGATGCTGGCCGACCGCTTCAGGCCCGCCTTCCACGCGGCCAATAACGCCGCCCTGGAACTGGGTGCCGAACTGGCCCGCCCGCTGGTCTGA
- a CDS encoding 2-oxoacid:ferredoxin oxidoreductase subunit beta yields the protein MSVRHLIRKRFFPHLWCPGCGHGIILNGLLRAVNELGLDQCSLCMVSGIGCSSRISGYVDFHSMHTLHGRALAFATGLKLTRPGLNVFVPMGDGDATAIGGNHFIHACRRNIDMVAIVMNNRIYGMTGGQYSPLSGRGIVATTAPYSNIDRAFNTVDLAIGAGATFVARTTAFHVKEISQLIKKAYQHKGFSVVEVLSQCPTYFGRKNKLGGAVEMLQWYRDNTAPLGSKKLEENPQLIPRGVFVDKDAPEYCDEYANIIKRANKE from the coding sequence ATGTCTGTTCGTCACCTTATCCGCAAGCGTTTCTTCCCCCATCTCTGGTGCCCGGGATGCGGCCACGGCATCATTCTGAACGGTTTGCTGCGCGCAGTGAACGAGCTCGGTCTCGATCAGTGCAGCCTGTGCATGGTCTCGGGCATCGGCTGTTCCTCGCGCATCTCCGGCTATGTGGACTTCCACAGCATGCACACCCTGCACGGGCGCGCCCTGGCCTTCGCCACCGGCCTGAAGCTGACCCGGCCCGGGCTCAACGTCTTTGTCCCCATGGGCGACGGTGATGCCACGGCCATCGGCGGCAACCATTTCATCCATGCCTGCCGCCGCAACATCGACATGGTGGCCATCGTCATGAACAACCGCATCTACGGCATGACCGGCGGCCAGTACTCGCCGCTCTCCGGCCGCGGGATCGTGGCCACCACCGCCCCGTACAGCAACATCGACCGGGCCTTCAACACGGTGGATCTGGCCATCGGCGCGGGCGCCACCTTCGTGGCCCGCACCACGGCCTTCCATGTCAAGGAGATCTCGCAGCTCATCAAGAAGGCCTACCAGCACAAGGGCTTTTCTGTGGTGGAAGTCCTCAGCCAGTGCCCCACCTATTTCGGCCGCAAGAACAAGCTCGGTGGCGCTGTGGAGATGCTCCAGTGGTATCGCGACAATACCGCGCCCCTGGGGTCCAAGAAGCTGGAAGAAAATCCCCAGCTCATCCCCAGAGGCGTCTTTGTGGACAAGGACGCGCCCGAATACTGCGACGAATACGCCAACATCATCAAGAGGGCAAACAAGGAGTAA